The following are from one region of the Vulpes vulpes isolate BD-2025 chromosome 14, VulVul3, whole genome shotgun sequence genome:
- the LOC112915520 gene encoding V-type proton ATPase subunit S1-like protein, with protein MLSVTRHGKYCLCSVCIYELTDVLGLKKLIHFLMGRKILLSFSLISFCMGFSLTLDQILARKNVSFISRTSSNKEVIINDHQSNGDVNPIQNFTIPIIKASNYTPSRQGHLEKEPWNGFNHHSPVNVSLDGIPCILFWARGITIKFKNQTWLDLTDEAFGQKATVDISNSNCSEESATLSLKFGDAEIPKGLDIRFTLTNYNKLHLQSWFSLHRVEIIVNNSIQATYNATGVYAPSSYSYHCQHVSSLQRYDALLLPSDTDDMSSLWEVTFVDFQIQGFTIKGRQFGKARDCASSFSPAILIGLAMSLILLLVLAYALHMLIYLRYLERHYGFITSPAHFPQLKARDAAEEKELLRSQGVECYELRSQQICKIYV; from the exons ATGTTGTCAGTCACAAGGCATGGAAAGTACTGCCTCTGCTCCGTTTGCATTTATGAATTAACAGATGTGCTTGGTTTGAAGAAACTGATTCATTTCTTGATGGGAAGAAAAATCTTGCTTAgcttttcacttatttctttttgtatggGATTTTCACTAACTTTGGACCAGATTCTTGCAAGGAAGAATGTAAG tttcatCTCTCGAACATCTTCAAATAAAGAAGTGATTATAAATG ATCATCAGAGTAATGGAGATGTGAATCCAATCCAGAATTTCACAATACCAATCATAAAG GCTTCCAACTACACTCCGAGCAGACAAGGACATTTAGAAAAAGAACCTTGGAATGGATTCAACCATCATAGCCCAGTTAATGTCTCCTTGGATGGAATTCCCTGCATTCTTTTCTGGGCCAGAGgaataacaataaaatttaagaatcagACCTGGCTGGACCTTACAGATGAAGCTTTTGGCCAGAAGGCAACCGTGGACATTAGCAACTCAAACTGCAGTGAAGAAAGTGCCAC TTTGTCTCTGAAGTTTGGTGATGCTGAAATTCCCAAAGGTCTTGATATAAG aTTCACCCTTACCAATTACAATAAGTTGCACCTCCAGAGCTGGTTTAGTCTGCATCGAGTTGAGATTATTGTCAATAATTCAATCCAAGCAACTTATAACGCAACTGGTGTATATGCTCCGTCAAGTTATTCCTACCACTGCCAGCATGTCAGCAGCCTGCAGCGATATGATGCCCTCTTGTTGCCCAGCGACACAGACGATATGTCAAGCCTGTGGGAGGTCACCTTTGTTGATTTCCAG ATCCAAGGCTTTACCATCAAGGGGAGGCAGTTTGGCAAGGCCCGAGACTGTGCCTCCTCCTTCTCACCAGCCATTCTGATCGGCCTGGCCATGTCCCTGATCCTGCTGCTGGTGTTGGCCTACGCACTACACATGCTCATCTACCTGCGGTATCTGGAGCGGCACTATGGTTTCATCACCTCTCCGGCCCACTTCCCCCAGTTGAAAGCTCGAGATGCAGCAGAAGAAAAGGAGCTGCTGAGGAGCCAGGGAGTCGAGTGCTATGAACTGAGAAGCCAACAGATCTGCAAAATTTATGTGTAA